A region from the uncultured Macellibacteroides sp. genome encodes:
- the tuf gene encoding elongation factor Tu, with product MAKEKFDRSKPHVNIGTIGHVDHGKTTLTAAITTVLAKKGLSAIVSFDQIDNAPEEKERGITINTAHVEYQTASRHYAHVDCPGHADYVKNMVTGAAQMDGAIIVVAATDGPMPQTREHILLARQVNVPKLVVFMNKCDSVDDEEMLDLVEMEMRELLSFYDFDGDNTPVIRGSALGGLNGDPVWEDKIMELMDACDTWIPIPPREVDKPFLMPVEDVFSITGRGTVATGRIETGIIKTGEEVQIIGLGSEGRKSVVTGVEMFRKILDEGQAGDNVGLLLRGVDKADIKRGMVITHPGKVTPHTTFKAEVYILKKEEGGRHTPFHNKYRPQFYIRTLDVTGEITLPEGTEMVMPGDNVTITVELIYPVACNVGLRFAIREGGRTVGAGQITELMN from the coding sequence ATGGCAAAAGAGAAATTCGACAGATCGAAACCTCATGTGAACATAGGTACGATTGGTCACGTTGACCACGGTAAAACAACGTTAACAGCTGCTATTACAACCGTATTGGCAAAGAAAGGTCTTTCAGCAATTGTATCATTCGATCAGATTGACAATGCTCCTGAAGAAAAAGAAAGAGGTATTACAATTAACACTGCTCACGTTGAGTATCAGACAGCTAGCCGTCACTATGCACACGTAGATTGTCCGGGTCACGCCGACTACGTTAAGAACATGGTAACTGGTGCTGCTCAGATGGATGGTGCTATCATTGTTGTAGCTGCAACTGATGGACCTATGCCTCAGACTCGCGAACACATTCTTTTGGCTCGCCAGGTAAACGTGCCTAAGTTGGTTGTTTTCATGAACAAATGTGATTCTGTTGATGATGAAGAAATGTTGGATCTTGTTGAAATGGAAATGAGAGAACTTCTTTCATTCTACGATTTTGACGGTGATAATACTCCTGTAATCCGTGGTTCTGCTCTTGGTGGTTTGAACGGTGATCCAGTTTGGGAAGATAAAATCATGGAATTGATGGACGCTTGCGACACTTGGATTCCAATTCCTCCTCGTGAAGTTGACAAACCTTTCTTGATGCCTGTTGAAGACGTGTTCTCTATCACAGGTCGTGGTACTGTTGCTACAGGCCGTATTGAGACTGGTATCATTAAGACTGGTGAAGAAGTTCAGATTATCGGTTTAGGTTCTGAAGGAAGAAAGTCTGTTGTCACAGGAGTTGAAATGTTCCGTAAGATTTTGGACGAAGGTCAAGCTGGTGATAATGTAGGTTTGTTGCTTCGTGGTGTTGATAAGGCTGATATCAAACGTGGTATGGTTATTACTCACCCGGGAAAAGTTACACCTCACACTACTTTCAAAGCAGAGGTTTATATCCTGAAGAAAGAAGAAGGTGGTCGTCATACTCCATTCCATAACAAATACCGTCCTCAGTTCTATATCCGTACGTTGGATGTTACAGGTGAAATTACTTTGCCAGAAGGAACTGAAATGGTTATGCCTGGTGACAATGTTACAATTACTGTAGAATTGATTTACCCAGTAGCATGTAACGTAGGTCTTCGCTTCGCTATTCGTGAAGGTGGTCGTACTGTAGGTGCTGGTCAGATTACAGAATTAATGAACTAA
- the secE gene encoding preprotein translocase subunit SecE has product MKKIIAYIKESYNELVYKVSWPTRSELSNSAVVVMFASLMIAALIFVIDLGFETVIRFFYETIF; this is encoded by the coding sequence ATGAAAAAGATAATTGCTTATATTAAGGAATCTTATAACGAACTTGTTTATAAAGTTTCTTGGCCTACGAGATCAGAACTATCAAATAGTGCTGTGGTTGTCATGTTTGCTTCCCTTATGATCGCTGCGCTAATTTTTGTGATTGACTTGGGTTTTGAGACTGTAATACGCTTCTTCTACGAAACAATTTTTTAA
- the rpsU gene encoding 30S ribosomal protein S21: MIVVPLKEGENIEKALKKFKRKFEKTGVVKELRSRQAFAKPSVVKRKKNMRAVYVQQLQQVEE; encoded by the coding sequence ATGATCGTAGTTCCATTGAAAGAAGGCGAAAACATCGAAAAGGCGCTTAAGAAGTTTAAGAGAAAATTCGAAAAAACTGGTGTTGTAAAAGAATTAAGAAGCCGTCAGGCTTTCGCAAAACCTTCAGTTGTAAAAAGAAAGAAGAACATGCGTGCAGTTTATGTTCAGCAATTACAACAGGTAGAAGAATAA
- a CDS encoding recombinase family protein, translated as MNELITSFLQYIRYERNYSDHTIGAYANDLRQFDLYIEKEAGLSELKDVDSDVVRNWIVSLLNQKISPVSVNRKLSSLKSFFKFLLKLGIIDSTPMRLIIGPKTKKPLPYFIKDAEMEALLDGDGFDVDFEGIRDRLIIEMFYDTGIRCSELTGIKKTDVDYESSLLKVTGKRNKQRLIPFASGLKDLILAYNDVRIKMPQSESEWLLVRKNGNQLSSGIVYQIVTKRLSDIPLLAKRSPHVLRHSFATSMLNNGAELNAVKELLGHSSLASTSVYTHTTFEELKKVYHAHPRAKKKEVIMDIRIQSIHFDAFTQLEAFTQKKVSKLEQYYDGILQAEVFFKVVKPETFQNKEASIKLKIKSGELFAEKISDTFEESVDSCVEALSKQLLKFKEKTRAK; from the coding sequence GTGAATGAGTTGATAACTTCTTTTTTACAATATATTAGGTATGAGCGGAATTATTCCGATCATACCATTGGCGCGTATGCTAATGACCTACGCCAGTTTGATTTGTATATTGAAAAAGAAGCAGGCTTATCTGAGCTTAAAGATGTAGATTCGGATGTAGTTAGAAATTGGATTGTTTCTTTATTGAATCAAAAAATTTCTCCTGTATCAGTTAACCGAAAATTAAGTTCTTTGAAATCTTTTTTTAAGTTTCTTCTGAAACTTGGGATAATAGATTCTACGCCTATGCGTTTAATTATTGGTCCGAAAACAAAAAAGCCATTGCCCTATTTTATTAAAGATGCAGAGATGGAGGCTTTGCTAGACGGGGATGGTTTTGATGTGGACTTTGAGGGTATTCGTGACCGGTTGATTATTGAAATGTTTTATGATACCGGAATCCGTTGCTCAGAATTAACAGGTATCAAAAAAACGGATGTAGACTACGAGTCTTCTTTGTTGAAGGTAACAGGGAAAAGAAATAAACAACGGTTGATTCCATTTGCAAGTGGATTGAAAGATCTTATCCTTGCTTACAACGACGTTAGAATAAAAATGCCCCAATCAGAAAGTGAATGGCTTTTAGTTAGAAAAAACGGAAACCAATTGTCTTCTGGAATTGTTTATCAAATAGTAACAAAGAGGCTTTCGGATATTCCATTATTGGCTAAACGAAGTCCTCATGTTTTAAGACATTCATTTGCAACGAGTATGTTGAACAATGGTGCGGAGTTGAATGCAGTTAAAGAGTTACTTGGTCATAGTAGTCTAGCTTCAACCAGTGTTTACACGCATACAACCTTTGAAGAATTAAAAAAAGTGTATCATGCTCATCCTAGGGCAAAAAAAAAGGAGGTTATTATGGACATTCGAATTCAATCTATCCACTTTGATGCTTTCACACAATTAGAAGCATTTACGCAAAAGAAAGTTTCCAAATTGGAACAGTATTATGATGGAATATTACAGGCAGAAGTGTTTTTTAAGGTAGTTAAGCCGGAAACATTCCAAAATAAAGAAGCCTCAATAAAGCTAAAAATTAAAAGTGGAGAACTGTTTGCGGAAAAAATTAGCGATACTTTTGAGGAATCGGTAGATAGTTGTGTCGAAGCTTTATCTAAACAATTGCTTAAATTCAAGGAAAAAACAAGAGCTAAATAA